In uncultured Bacteroides sp., the following proteins share a genomic window:
- a CDS encoding ABC transporter permease, protein MIKSILKRIWVQRRGNTWIFSELLIVFVLLWYATDFLFVYTKSAFEPKGYNTEHVYHIAISANPNLIPKTSNEDSLNTLWVKPYNELIRRIKSYPGVEAVCYYFGTESYSEGTMFQCYVSKDTAHVVQANIFYVSPDYYNVFKIDMVKGGFTNWNMNEQPQPAVLTTDFADSLFRGKSEIGNSFSDYYESGKHYKVVGIAQKSKQDEYNRYDKFIYVPIEEYMIQANIPNTAVRVRAEEDHHFAETFMNKMRKRLQVGPYYLFNIESYDESKQIYDASKGTSNYIKSGSALILFFIINIFLGVMGTFWFRTQSRSSEIGLRMALGSSKRKLRRLMISEGIILLNLAAIPAIIICINIAHADFTFNKLMDFTVLRFFICTLITYVLMIVMVVLGVWYPSKIASNILPVEALRNE, encoded by the coding sequence ATGATAAAATCTATATTAAAACGAATTTGGGTACAGCGCAGAGGAAATACCTGGATATTTTCAGAACTTTTAATTGTGTTTGTTTTACTTTGGTATGCTACAGATTTCCTTTTTGTATATACAAAATCAGCTTTTGAGCCAAAGGGCTATAATACTGAACATGTGTACCATATTGCTATTTCAGCCAATCCGAATCTTATACCCAAAACCAGTAATGAAGATAGCCTTAACACTTTATGGGTTAAACCTTATAATGAACTGATCAGACGAATAAAAAGTTATCCCGGAGTTGAGGCCGTTTGCTACTATTTTGGGACGGAGAGTTATTCTGAGGGAACAATGTTTCAATGTTATGTGTCAAAAGATACAGCTCATGTAGTTCAAGCTAATATATTTTATGTCAGCCCGGATTACTATAACGTATTTAAGATAGACATGGTTAAAGGAGGATTTACTAATTGGAATATGAATGAACAACCTCAACCGGCTGTACTTACCACTGATTTTGCTGATTCTTTATTTAGAGGTAAGTCTGAGATAGGTAATTCTTTTTCAGATTATTATGAATCAGGCAAACATTATAAAGTTGTAGGTATTGCCCAAAAAAGTAAGCAAGATGAGTATAACAGGTATGATAAATTTATATATGTTCCTATAGAAGAATATATGATACAGGCTAATATACCAAACACTGCAGTCAGAGTAAGAGCTGAAGAAGATCATCACTTTGCTGAAACCTTTATGAATAAAATGAGAAAACGGTTGCAAGTTGGGCCCTATTACTTATTTAATATAGAATCTTATGACGAGAGTAAACAAATATATGATGCTTCAAAAGGTACAAGTAATTACATTAAAAGCGGTTCGGCACTGATCTTGTTTTTTATTATCAATATCTTTTTGGGAGTGATGGGCACTTTCTGGTTTCGAACGCAAAGTCGTTCTTCCGAGATTGGATTAAGAATGGCACTTGGCTCTTCAAAACGGAAATTGCGCCGATTAATGATAAGCGAGGGAATTATTCTGTTAAACTTAGCAGCAATTCCAGCTATTATTATTTGTATAAACATTGCCCATGCCGATTTTACTTTCAATAAATTAATGGATTTTACAGTTTTACGTTTCTTTATTTGCACTCTGATTACTTATGTTTTAATGATAGTAATGGTTGTGCTTGGCGTTTGGTATCCTTCAAAGATTGCTTCAAATATATTACCTGTAGAAGCTTTGAGAAATGAATAG
- a CDS encoding ABC transporter ATP-binding protein, whose product MIKLTELNKIYRTDEIETVALENVNLEVQKGEFLSIMGPSGCGKSTLLNIMGLLDAPTSGTIEINGTQTVKMKDKELAQFRNQKLGFVFQSFHLINSLNVIDNVELPLLYRKVASSERRKRAEEVLEKVGLSHRMRHFPTQLSGGQCQRVAIARAIIGNPDIILADEPTGNLDSKMGAEVMDILHRLNQEDGRTIVMVTHDERQAKQTARTIRFFDGRQIQ is encoded by the coding sequence ATGATTAAGCTTACAGAATTAAACAAGATTTATCGTACCGACGAGATTGAGACCGTTGCTTTGGAGAATGTGAACCTAGAAGTGCAGAAAGGCGAGTTTTTAAGTATTATGGGACCATCTGGTTGCGGAAAGTCCACTTTACTTAATATTATGGGACTGCTTGATGCACCTACTTCGGGTACAATTGAAATAAATGGAACTCAAACGGTTAAGATGAAAGACAAAGAACTGGCTCAGTTCCGTAATCAGAAACTGGGATTCGTGTTTCAGAGTTTCCATTTGATCAATTCACTCAACGTGATTGATAATGTAGAGCTTCCTTTGCTTTACCGAAAGGTGGCTTCTTCCGAAAGAAGAAAAAGGGCAGAAGAAGTTTTGGAAAAAGTGGGTTTAAGTCACCGTATGCGTCATTTCCCAACTCAGCTTTCGGGAGGTCAGTGTCAACGTGTGGCTATTGCCCGTGCTATCATTGGTAATCCGGATATTATTCTTGCCGATGAGCCGACCGGTAATCTGGATTCAAAGATGGGAGCAGAGGTTATGGATATTTTGCATAGACTAAATCAGGAAGACGGACGCACCATTGTGATGGTAACACATGATGAACGTCAGGCAAAACAAACAGCGCGAACTATCCGGTTCTTTGACGGACGACAAATACAATAA
- a CDS encoding ABC transporter permease translates to MFKQILKQLWAQRRSNSWILLELIVVTAAIWWVIDPLYVIRCNQTIPQGFDCTDVYRITLGELPKKSPAYKAEESDSVNALVNFNRIVDSIKQYPGVEASVVIRYYYPFSDSNSSSSYHYKSIEANAWNMGYYSAGDYFQVFRYTSAADHSWQSLAKIKINTNDVFITKDIEKKMFGNKSALGKKLTGDDSTNVYTVVGVLDYVKLISSGQPQPIIISPEMKMNQTSSINEVKIFIRMKKGTAEKPFLETFKKQMFSDLSIGNYYLTEINSYDRIKTDYEYSRGITNILRIKTGLCIFFLVNILLGVVGTFWLKCRARRDEIGLRMVLGSTREELHKFFITEGWLLTTLAFIIGIIINLQFVYFNGFYQTDQNNETGIPWVNNACIHFAAVSIIVYVLLLVTVLLATWLPVSAACKVSPVDVLRDE, encoded by the coding sequence ATGTTTAAACAGATACTAAAACAATTGTGGGCGCAACGTCGCTCAAATTCATGGATATTACTTGAGTTGATAGTCGTTACTGCTGCTATTTGGTGGGTAATAGATCCTTTGTATGTTATTCGTTGCAATCAAACTATTCCACAAGGATTTGATTGCACAGATGTTTACCGTATTACTCTTGGGGAATTGCCTAAAAAGTCTCCTGCTTATAAAGCAGAAGAATCTGACTCTGTCAATGCTCTTGTCAATTTCAACAGAATAGTAGATAGTATTAAACAGTATCCCGGAGTTGAGGCTTCAGTGGTGATTCGCTATTATTATCCATTCTCCGATAGTAATAGCAGTAGCTCTTATCATTATAAATCTATTGAGGCAAATGCATGGAACATGGGATATTATAGTGCTGGCGATTATTTTCAGGTATTTCGCTATACTTCTGCTGCTGATCATAGCTGGCAAAGTTTGGCAAAGATTAAGATTAACACAAATGATGTATTCATCACTAAAGATATTGAGAAGAAAATGTTTGGTAATAAGTCGGCATTGGGAAAGAAACTCACTGGTGATGATTCCACCAATGTATATACAGTAGTTGGTGTTTTAGATTATGTGAAGCTAATTAGTTCAGGACAACCTCAGCCGATTATTATTTCTCCTGAAATGAAAATGAATCAGACATCATCAATAAATGAAGTGAAGATTTTTATCAGAATGAAAAAGGGGACTGCTGAGAAACCTTTTCTGGAAACATTCAAAAAACAGATGTTTAGCGATTTATCTATAGGTAACTATTATTTGACTGAGATTAACTCTTATGATAGAATTAAGACTGACTATGAATATTCTCGTGGAATAACAAATATACTTCGTATAAAAACAGGCTTATGTATATTCTTTTTGGTAAACATTTTACTTGGTGTTGTTGGAACTTTCTGGTTAAAATGCAGAGCACGCCGTGATGAAATAGGTTTGCGAATGGTATTGGGCAGTACCCGCGAAGAGTTGCATAAGTTCTTTATAACTGAAGGCTGGTTGCTTACTACTCTGGCATTTATAATAGGAATAATTATCAATCTTCAGTTTGTCTATTTTAATGGATTTTACCAGACAGATCAAAACAATGAAACTGGCATTCCATGGGTTAATAATGCTTGTATCCATTTTGCTGCAGTTAGCATCATCGTTTATGTGTTGTTGCTGGTTACTGTATTGCTAGCTACATGGCTACCTGTTTCAGCTGCATGTAAAGTATCTCCTGTTGATGTATTAAGAGACGAATAA
- a CDS encoding ABC transporter permease, whose product MLKQNKFFSIISIVGTALTIAFVMVIYMVYDIRTDNVSPENNRDRMVYSGDGYSYLTKDHSSCNSGMSLKAAKAVFGSLPHAELVAYEKESFVAYTGSSQENGMKRKVKQVDTATWKLFHYQFIAGRPFNDEEFSAFRKVAVITESVAKQTFYTTDVVGKDILVNFQPYRIVGVIKDISSLFDAAFSEVWIPYDLNAPDWRTNEQMYGVYKAIVLAKSPSDVDVVKKEIANNVRKLNKTLVEHTFEMQKTYTQVEHSFLKDSDLNPMWIFFGLALVLLIVPAINISGLLSSQMNKRLSEIGVRKAYGAHKYQVLTQLMTENFILALIGGIIGFIFSCVTLYIFKVWLLAGDTALHAVQNFDISIFLFLRPSVFAGVFLACLLFNLLSVFIPAYQATKKNIIDALKGE is encoded by the coding sequence ATGCTAAAACAGAATAAGTTTTTTAGCATTATTTCAATTGTGGGCACTGCGCTTACTATTGCATTTGTAATGGTTATATATATGGTATACGATATCCGTACTGACAATGTTTCTCCGGAAAATAATCGAGACAGAATGGTATATTCGGGTGATGGATACTCATATCTCACAAAAGACCATTCAAGTTGCAATTCCGGAATGTCTTTGAAAGCAGCAAAAGCTGTGTTTGGTTCTTTGCCTCATGCAGAGCTAGTGGCTTATGAAAAGGAAAGTTTTGTTGCTTATACAGGTTCTTCTCAGGAGAATGGAATGAAACGTAAAGTAAAGCAGGTAGACACAGCTACCTGGAAACTTTTTCATTATCAATTTATTGCAGGTCGTCCATTTAATGATGAAGAGTTTAGTGCATTCCGAAAGGTAGCAGTTATTACTGAAAGTGTGGCTAAGCAGACATTTTATACTACTGATGTAGTTGGAAAAGATATTCTTGTAAATTTTCAGCCTTACCGGATAGTTGGTGTGATTAAAGATATTAGTTCTCTTTTTGATGCTGCTTTCTCTGAGGTTTGGATTCCTTATGATCTGAATGCTCCCGATTGGCGCACCAATGAGCAAATGTATGGGGTGTATAAAGCAATAGTTCTGGCAAAAAGTCCTTCTGATGTTGATGTAGTTAAGAAAGAAATAGCAAACAATGTCAGGAAATTGAATAAAACCTTAGTGGAACATACTTTTGAAATGCAGAAGACTTATACTCAGGTAGAACATTCATTTCTAAAGGATTCAGACTTGAATCCTATGTGGATATTCTTTGGTCTGGCATTGGTTCTGCTTATTGTTCCAGCTATAAATATTTCGGGCTTATTATCTTCTCAGATGAATAAAAGACTTTCAGAAATTGGAGTTCGCAAAGCTTATGGAGCTCATAAATACCAGGTGCTGACTCAGTTGATGACTGAAAATTTTATACTGGCATTAATTGGAGGAATCATTGGCTTTATTTTTTCCTGCGTTACTCTGTATATCTTTAAAGTCTGGTTATTGGCCGGAGATACAGCTTTACATGCAGTCCAGAACTTTGATATTTCAATCTTTCTGTTCTTGCGCCCTTCAGTCTTTGCAGGAGTTTTTCTGGCTTGTCTTTTATTTAATTTATTGTCTGTCTTTATTCCTGCTTATCAGGCAACAAAGAAGAATATTATTGATGCATTAAAAGGAGAATAA
- a CDS encoding TolC family protein codes for MVLVILLVIILSLFSCEAKAQRQLSLDETISLARMQSVDATVALSELKTAYWEYRTHRADMLPEVNFTGTLPSYNKSYSSYQQNDGSYTFVPNNYLGLSGKLSVDQNIWLTGGKLSLTSSLDYLKQLSSGGTHQYMSVPVGLTLTQPIFNVNNLKWKRKIEPVRYAEAKAAYIESTEKVTMKAITDFFELLLAKENLNIARQNLQNADKLYEIAKAKRTMGQISENEVLQLKLAALKAKGSVTEMESNLNAKMFQLRSFIGLSEQDKIEPVVPTAVSMMNIDYQTVLDKAHDNNSFAQNIRRRQLEADYNVAAAKGALRNIDLFASVGYTGLNKDFSSTYQNLMDNQIVQVGVKIPILDWGKRRGKVKVAESNRAVVVSKIKQEQMDFNQDIFLLVEHFNNQAMQLNIATEADDIAQQRYKTSIETFLIGKINTLDLNDAQTSKDDARQKHISELYKYWYYYYQIRSLTLFDFQKNTTLDAEFDEIVKK; via the coding sequence ATGGTGTTAGTAATATTGTTAGTGATTATTCTCTCTCTTTTTTCCTGCGAGGCAAAGGCACAAAGGCAGCTTTCGCTGGATGAAACTATCTCGTTGGCACGCATGCAGAGCGTGGATGCTACCGTGGCACTCAGTGAGTTAAAGACTGCCTACTGGGAATATCGCACGCACCGTGCGGATATGCTTCCGGAGGTAAACTTCACTGGTACGCTGCCTTCTTATAATAAGAGTTACAGTTCCTATCAGCAAAATGATGGGTCGTATACTTTTGTTCCCAACAATTATTTAGGGCTTTCGGGAAAGCTTTCCGTTGACCAGAATATATGGCTCACCGGAGGTAAACTTTCACTCACTTCATCGCTCGATTATTTGAAGCAACTCAGTTCGGGAGGCACGCATCAGTATATGAGTGTGCCCGTTGGTCTGACACTCACTCAGCCCATATTTAACGTGAATAACCTGAAATGGAAACGGAAAATAGAACCTGTGCGCTATGCTGAGGCAAAGGCTGCTTATATAGAAAGTACGGAGAAGGTAACAATGAAGGCTATTACTGATTTCTTTGAGCTTTTGCTGGCAAAGGAAAATCTGAATATTGCCCGTCAGAACTTACAGAATGCTGATAAACTTTATGAGATTGCTAAGGCAAAAAGAACGATGGGGCAGATATCGGAGAATGAAGTATTGCAATTAAAGCTTGCTGCACTCAAGGCAAAGGGGAGCGTAACGGAAATGGAGAGTAATCTGAACGCAAAGATGTTTCAGCTTCGTTCGTTTATAGGGTTAAGTGAGCAGGATAAGATAGAACCTGTTGTTCCAACTGCGGTTTCCATGATGAATATTGACTATCAAACGGTGCTTGACAAGGCACACGATAACAACTCTTTTGCACAGAATATTCGTCGTCGCCAGTTGGAAGCCGATTATAACGTGGCTGCTGCCAAAGGTGCTCTGCGAAACATAGATCTTTTTGCTTCAGTGGGCTACACAGGGCTGAACAAGGATTTTAGTTCTACCTACCAGAACCTGATGGATAATCAGATTGTGCAGGTTGGCGTAAAGATTCCCATCCTTGATTGGGGGAAGCGTCGTGGCAAGGTAAAGGTGGCGGAAAGTAACAGAGCGGTTGTTGTTTCAAAAATAAAACAGGAGCAGATGGATTTCAATCAGGACATATTCCTGTTGGTTGAGCATTTCAATAACCAGGCCATGCAACTGAATATTGCCACAGAGGCCGATGATATTGCTCAGCAACGCTATAAAACATCCATCGAAACCTTCCTTATCGGGAAAATAAATACGCTCGATCTCAATGATGCGCAGACCAGTAAGGATGATGCCCGCCAGAAACATATTTCTGAACTCTACAAATATTGGTATTATTATTATCAGATCCGTAGTCTAACATTGTTCGATTTTCAGAAGAATACAACTCTCGATGCCGAATTTGATGAAATTGTGAAAAAATAA
- a CDS encoding FtsX-like permease family protein: MIKHILKQIWTQRLANSWLWAELFLVSVFLWFIVDYIFVVANIYYTPTGYNIDHTYQVTMDQLLPGSENYVSPEKKKTTAGEDLLTVVTRIRNYPGIEAVCLSQYGIPYSGGNSFNNFVLDTVDVNMQRRNVTPDFFRVFKITTSDGKIDPLVSALKEENSCVVSKEAEERFVKCGRPLLGAILKRDDSSKVKLNGISSSIRYSEFSRKKANIFLKLSESTIAKDNTSNLIAGTEISFRVSPDADHGLISRFKKDMNRQLNIDNVFLLDVKPMSDVRNRFFLATGDFNELNTRLIVVGFLLMNIFLGIIGTFWFRTAYRRGEMGLRIALGSTRTSLRGLLIAEGLVLLTIAIIPATVMSFNIGRADLVDVDRMDFTFMRFLIGIAVTYLLMIGMIILGIWYPARQAMKIQPAEVLHEQ; the protein is encoded by the coding sequence ATGATAAAACATATTCTAAAACAAATCTGGACTCAACGATTAGCCAATTCATGGTTGTGGGCTGAATTATTCTTAGTTTCTGTATTTTTGTGGTTTATTGTAGACTATATCTTCGTTGTTGCAAATATTTATTATACGCCTACAGGTTACAATATAGATCATACTTATCAGGTTACAATGGATCAGTTATTGCCGGGCAGTGAAAATTATGTTTCTCCCGAGAAAAAGAAGACTACAGCTGGTGAAGATCTGCTTACAGTTGTAACTCGTATCCGTAATTATCCTGGAATAGAGGCTGTCTGTCTGTCTCAATATGGTATTCCATATAGTGGTGGTAATTCATTTAATAATTTTGTACTTGATACTGTTGATGTTAATATGCAACGCCGTAATGTTACACCCGATTTCTTTCGTGTCTTTAAGATTACAACTTCCGATGGAAAGATTGACCCTCTGGTGTCTGCTTTGAAAGAAGAAAATTCATGTGTTGTATCCAAAGAAGCCGAAGAACGATTTGTGAAGTGTGGGCGTCCTTTACTAGGAGCAATCCTAAAAAGAGACGATTCCTCAAAAGTTAAATTGAATGGCATAAGCTCTTCTATCCGCTACAGTGAATTTTCAAGAAAGAAGGCTAACATATTTCTCAAGCTATCAGAATCCACAATAGCAAAAGATAATACTTCTAATTTAATTGCCGGAACAGAGATCTCATTCAGGGTTTCTCCTGATGCTGATCACGGTTTAATTTCTCGTTTCAAGAAGGATATGAACAGACAATTGAATATTGATAATGTTTTCTTGCTTGATGTTAAACCAATGTCGGATGTGCGTAACAGATTTTTTCTGGCTACGGGTGATTTTAACGAATTAAATACACGTTTAATCGTTGTGGGCTTTCTTCTTATGAATATCTTCCTTGGTATTATTGGAACATTCTGGTTTCGCACGGCTTACCGTAGAGGAGAGATGGGGTTGCGAATTGCCCTTGGCTCTACACGTACAAGTTTACGTGGGTTATTGATTGCTGAAGGATTGGTACTTTTAACTATTGCCATTATTCCTGCAACAGTAATGTCTTTCAATATAGGTAGGGCTGATTTGGTTGATGTTGACCGGATGGATTTTACGTTTATGCGTTTCCTTATAGGAATTGCAGTAACCTATCTGTTGATGATCGGCATGATTATTCTGGGAATCTGGTATCCGGCCCGTCAGGCTATGAAGATACAGCCGGCAGAAGTTCTTCATGAACAATAA
- a CDS encoding FtsX-like permease family protein: MYKQYLKQAWQLLKQNKLFSSIYIIGTGLAISMVMIVAIVYYIKIANIYPETNRDRMLVAESLIERGKSNSSFTNSSSFSYSAVNEYFYSLKSAEAVTAVFRVYGSAPYIQLSDNKTRVPVQVKYTDNAYWKVFNFSFVDGKPYSQADFISGIHTMVISKSLSKEIFGSVNAVGKTLSMDFTEYRISGVVRDVSYATPETFAQAWVPYTCRDDYKAGFNGISGLLGGMKVYILCHSSSEADKISKEVSDKFQRYTNSQKKVRIELTGQPELYWKSVFRTWTNVPQNWKEVIKSYSLLLMLFLMVPAINLSSMISSRMNERVSEIGVRKAFGAPGHSLLNQILFENLILTCLGGIAGLLFSYILILLGHNWLLSVFDAWTSPLPEGVEVDFSPSMLINPTIFVVTFIVCLVLNLLSAILPAWISLRKNIVDSLNAKN, from the coding sequence ATGTATAAACAATATCTGAAACAGGCGTGGCAGTTGTTGAAGCAAAACAAATTGTTTAGCAGCATTTATATTATAGGTACCGGATTAGCTATTTCAATGGTAATGATCGTGGCAATTGTCTATTATATAAAGATTGCCAATATTTATCCGGAGACTAATCGCGATAGAATGCTGGTTGCAGAGTCCTTGATTGAACGAGGTAAAAGTAACAGTTCTTTTACTAATAGTTCTTCTTTCTCGTATAGTGCTGTGAATGAATATTTTTATTCACTAAAATCGGCAGAAGCTGTAACAGCTGTTTTTAGAGTATATGGTTCAGCTCCTTATATTCAACTTTCAGATAATAAAACACGGGTTCCTGTTCAGGTAAAGTATACTGATAATGCTTATTGGAAAGTCTTTAATTTCTCTTTTGTTGATGGAAAACCTTATTCTCAGGCCGATTTTATTTCAGGTATTCACACTATGGTGATATCAAAATCACTGTCTAAAGAGATTTTTGGATCAGTCAATGCTGTAGGAAAAACATTATCAATGGATTTTACTGAATATCGTATTTCCGGAGTGGTACGTGATGTATCTTATGCCACACCTGAAACTTTTGCTCAGGCATGGGTTCCATATACTTGCAGAGATGATTATAAAGCTGGGTTCAATGGTATCAGTGGATTATTGGGTGGCATGAAAGTTTATATTTTGTGTCATTCATCTTCCGAGGCTGATAAAATCTCAAAGGAGGTTTCAGATAAATTTCAGAGATATACTAATAGTCAAAAGAAAGTTCGAATTGAACTTACTGGTCAGCCTGAATTATATTGGAAAAGCGTATTTCGCACTTGGACAAATGTGCCTCAGAATTGGAAAGAAGTTATAAAGAGTTACTCTCTTTTACTTATGCTCTTTTTAATGGTGCCGGCTATAAACCTTTCAAGCATGATATCTTCACGCATGAACGAAAGGGTTTCCGAAATAGGAGTGCGTAAAGCATTCGGAGCCCCTGGGCACTCTTTACTAAATCAAATCTTATTTGAAAACTTGATTCTGACTTGCCTTGGAGGAATAGCGGGACTATTGTTCTCATATATACTGATTCTGTTGGGACATAACTGGTTATTGAGTGTATTTGATGCCTGGACTTCTCCATTACCTGAAGGGGTAGAGGTTGACTTTTCCCCTTCAATGCTTATAAATCCTACAATATTTGTGGTAACTTTCATAGTTTGTCTGGTACTGAATTTACTGTCAGCTATTTTGCCCGCATGGATTTCATTGCGTAAAAACATTGTTGACTCATTGAATGCTAAGAATTAA
- a CDS encoding ABC transporter permease: MYKQYLSQTINLLKENKLLSFISIVGTALAICMIMAIVIVFEVKTANYEPETHRDRMLTVKWGGAAEKEHPEMNSNSMISLKVVKQCFYPLNNVEAVTGVMPFQQKLASIPSGTTNFKCDVSYTDAAFWKVFDFSFLKGTPYVKEEFESGIRKAVISENIARRLYGTTDVVGKTISLSYQNYTISGVVKNVSTLAEAAYAQVWVPYTTNNQSETLQFCENLLGCFRCYILAHSSADFDDIRNQVNRNVTVLNASQKEQILLLRGQPDTQFVQLTRKWANNDAKVKETVIQYSIILTLLLLVPAINLSGMTHSRMKKRMSEIGVRKAFGANRKELLEQVLYENFIYTILGGIFGLILSYISVVFLKTWLLNNLMDGYLSGSSSLNVAMLFQPSIFLYAFIFCLLLNMMSAGIPAWKASRTKIVNALNDK, translated from the coding sequence ATGTATAAACAATATTTAAGCCAGACAATAAATTTGCTGAAAGAAAACAAACTTCTCAGCTTTATTTCCATAGTTGGAACCGCGCTGGCCATTTGCATGATTATGGCTATCGTAATAGTCTTTGAAGTAAAGACGGCTAATTATGAACCAGAAACTCATCGTGACAGAATGTTGACTGTAAAATGGGGTGGAGCTGCAGAAAAAGAGCATCCAGAGATGAATTCCAATTCAATGATATCACTTAAAGTTGTAAAGCAGTGTTTTTATCCATTGAATAATGTGGAAGCTGTAACCGGAGTAATGCCATTTCAGCAGAAACTGGCGAGCATTCCCAGTGGAACAACAAACTTTAAATGTGATGTAAGTTATACAGATGCGGCATTCTGGAAAGTTTTTGATTTTTCTTTTTTGAAGGGTACTCCTTATGTGAAGGAAGAATTTGAAAGTGGAATCAGAAAAGCTGTTATTTCAGAAAATATTGCACGTAGGTTATACGGAACAACAGATGTTGTTGGAAAGACTATTAGCCTTAGCTATCAGAATTATACTATTTCTGGAGTTGTGAAGAATGTTTCTACTTTGGCAGAAGCAGCCTATGCTCAGGTATGGGTTCCTTATACTACAAATAACCAATCTGAAACACTTCAGTTCTGTGAAAATCTTCTTGGTTGTTTCAGGTGTTATATCCTGGCTCATAGTAGTGCAGACTTTGATGATATCAGAAATCAGGTTAATCGCAATGTGACTGTTTTAAATGCATCGCAAAAAGAACAGATTTTATTATTGCGTGGTCAACCAGATACCCAGTTTGTGCAATTAACCCGTAAATGGGCGAATAACGATGCAAAGGTTAAGGAAACGGTGATTCAATATTCAATTATACTAACTCTTTTGTTGCTTGTTCCTGCCATCAACTTATCGGGGATGACCCATTCACGAATGAAAAAACGTATGTCTGAAATAGGAGTTCGAAAAGCTTTCGGAGCTAACCGAAAAGAACTTTTGGAACAGGTATTATATGAGAATTTCATTTATACTATTCTTGGAGGAATCTTTGGACTTATACTATCTTATATATCTGTTGTCTTTTTGAAAACATGGCTTTTAAACAATTTGATGGATGGCTATTTATCAGGAAGTTCATCGCTAAATGTTGCCATGTTGTTTCAGCCATCTATCTTTCTGTATGCATTTATATTCTGTTTGTTGCTGAATATGATGAGTGCAGGTATTCCTGCATGGAAAGCTTCAAGAACTAAAATTGTTAATGCTCTAAATGATAAATAA